In Mus caroli chromosome 9, CAROLI_EIJ_v1.1, whole genome shotgun sequence, a single window of DNA contains:
- the LOC110302236 gene encoding olfactory receptor 18-like: MTQQRISLHKCPNNTETQNLPVVSQFHLMSLSENVELQPFLLVLFLSFYMVTVLGNLLIILAVCSDFHLHTPMYFFLSNLSWSDICLISTIVPRMIWDIGTQSRVISYVSCLTQMSMFIVFGCMDSMLLTVMAYDRFVAICHPLHYKIIMNPNLCAFLLLASVLASLVDSQVHNLIVLQFTXFXXMEISNXXCXPSQLLNXNCSEMFTKNIVIHFIGVFFGLFSTTGIIFSYYKIISSILRIPSTDGKYKAFSTCGSHLSVVCLFYGTSIGVYIGSTASNSPKNCAVASLMYTVVTPMLNPFIYSLRNRDIKTALWQLQRRAM, from the exons ATGACCCAGCAAAGAATAAGCTTACATAA gTGTCCAAACAATACAGAAACACAAAATCTACCAGTTGTCTCACAGTTCCATCTCATGAGCCTCTCAGAGAATGTAGAACTACAGCCTTTCCTACTTGTGCTGTTTTTATCCTTCTACATGGTCACGGTGCTTGGAAACCTGCTCATCATTCTGGCCGTGTGCTCTGACTTCCACCTCCATACCcccatgtatttctttctctccaaCCTTTCTTGGTCTGACATTTGTTTGATCTCCACTATAGTCCCAAGGATGATTTGGGACATTGGAACTCAAAGCAGAGTCATCTCCTATGTGAGCTGCCTAACACAGATGTCCATGTTTATAGTTTTTGGATGTATGGATAGTATGCTTCTGACTGTAATGGCCTATGATAGGTTTGTAGCCATCTGTCACCCCCTGCATTACAAAATCATTATGAATCCTAACCTCTGTGCATTCTTACTTTTAGCATCTGTTTTGGCCAGTCTTGTGGACTCTCAGGTGCACAATTTGATTGTNCTNCAATTTACATANTTCANTGNCATGGAAATCTCTAACTTNTNTTGTGANCCTTCNCAACTTCTTAATCNTAACTGTTCTGAAATGTTCACCAAAAACATAGTTATACATTTTATTGGTgtcttttttggtttattttcaaCCACaggaattattttctcatactataaaattatttcttccatCCTGAGAATTCCATCAACAGATGGAAAGTATAAAGCCTTTTCCACCTGTGGGTCTCACCTGTcagttgtttgcttattttatggaACATCCATTGGAGTATACATTGGTTCAACTGCATCGAATTCCCCTAAAAACTGTGCAGTTGCTTCACTGATGTACACAGTGGTCACACCTATGCTTAATCCCttcatctacagcctgaggaacaggGACATTAAAACTGCTCTTTGGCAGCTGCAGAGAAGAGCAATGTAA